In a single window of the Nicotiana tomentosiformis chromosome 8, ASM39032v3, whole genome shotgun sequence genome:
- the LOC104114533 gene encoding RNA polymerase sigma factor sigC, with translation MHIKFQVFLLHSQNLLAMGFRLYLKWGFSVQPPFSSNSSSWPSSHSFKGKEALYDPARSLKPFINEDCEPSHSDPFRVRTCLSDPQLWTSDTSVTTEIKTRIGRGSPTNIYGDIGSPKNVISLDGEKPTYLNTTRALHFSLLMKNLDLLENMFADSEVSRLERDIMVQLDKLGALEFFHTCLSRTNHCSTFPEVLDVPRELIEEIEKDGLVGNGIDKVVVRSKKKQERKSRRNRASRNANDIITVQPHTKNIQEDLQQPKFFSGKRTHTSRNKRQKIAKNEAEMSRGVKLVAELERIRSILEEETGRVASFSSWAEAAGVEQKELQQRLHFGWYCRDELLKSTRSLVLYLARNYRGLGVAFEDLIQAGNMGVLQGAVRFDDTRGYKFSTYVQYWIRKSLSKLVAQHARGIRIPFTICKAINQIHKARKALSRSHGKFPGDDEIAKYTGLSTARIAMASKCLRVVGSIDQKVGDCISAKVMELTPDKSIISPEETVIREDIIDNMYALLESLDPKEQQVVYFRFGLENHQRKSLEEIGRLYGVSKEWIRRIERRALSKLRSADCFQDLTHYSV, from the exons ATGCATATCAAATTCCAAGTCTTTCTCTTGCATTCACAAAACCTTTTGGCTATGGGTTTTAGGCTGTACCTCAAATGGGGTTTCTCTGTCCAACCCCCTTTCTCCTCCAACTCATCATCATGGCCTTCTTCACATTCTT TCAAAGGAAAGGAGGCTTTATACGATCCAGCTCGGTCTCTCAAACCTTTTATCAATGAGGACTGTGAACCTTCACATAGTGATCCTTTCAGAGTGCGGACTTGTTTATCTGACCCCCAACTGTGGACTAGTGATACATCAGTAACTACAGAAATAAAG ACGCGAATCGGCAGAGGATCCCCTACCAATATATATGGAGATATTGGCAGTCCTAAGAATGTGATATCACTTGATGGGGAGAAACCAACATATTTAAACACAACCAGAGCTCTTCATTTTAGTTTACTGATGAAAAATCTTGATCTGCTGGAAAACATGTTTGCTGATTCAGAGGTGTCAAGATTAGAAAGAGATATTATGGTGCAGCTAGACAAGCTTGGAGCTTTAGAATTCTTTCATACTTGTCTCTCAAGGACAAATCATTGTTCTACTTTTCCTGAAGTGCTTGACGTGCCAAGGGAGCTTATTGAAGAAATTGAAAAAGATGGCCTTGTTGGAAATGGTATAGATAAGGTAGTCGTACGTTCTAAAAAAAAGCAAGAGCGGAAGTCAAGAAGAAACAGAGCATCCAGAAATGCTAATGACATTATTACAGTGCAGCCACATACCAAAAACATCCAGGAGGATTTGCAGCAGCCAAAGTTTTTTTCTGGAAAAAGAACACATACCTCTAGAAATAAAAGACAGAAAATTGCTAAGAATGAGGCAGAAATGTCAAGAGGTGTTAAG CTGGTAGCAGAATTGGAAAGAATCAGGTCAATCCTTGAAGAAGAAACTGGTCGAGTAGCTAGTTTCAGTAGCTGGGCAGAAGCTGCTGGAGTTGAACAGAAGGAGTTGCAGCAGCGCTTGCATTTTGGTTGGTATTGCAGGGATGAGCTTCTGAAAAGTACACGATCCTTAGTCTTATATCTGGCAAGAAACTACAGGGGGCTTGGAGTGGcatttgaagacttaattcag GCTGGGAACATGGGTGTGCTACAAGGTGCTGTAAGATTTGACGACACTAGGGGATACAAATTCTCAACTTACGTTCAGTATTGGATAAGAAAATCATTGTCAAAATTGGTGGCCCAGCATGCTAGAGGAATCCGAATTCCC TTCACTATATGCaaagcaataaatcaaatacaTAAAGCTCGTAAAGCTCTCAGTAGGAGCCACGGAAAATTTCCAGGTGATGATGAAATTGCCAAGTACACGGGTCTATCCACGGCTAGGATTGCAATGGCTAGTAAATGCCTGAGAGTTGTGGGTTCAATTGATCAGAAAGTTGGAGATTGCATCAGTGCAAAAGTTATG GAACTCACAccagataaatcaattataaGCCCGGAGGAAACTGTCATTAGGGAAGACATAATAGACAACATGTATGCTCTTTTGGAAAGCTTGGATCCAAAAGAGCAGCAAGTAGTATATTTTAGGTTTGGTCTTGAAAATCATCAGCGCAAATCCCTCGAGGAGATTGGTAGGCTTTATGGAGTAAGTAAAGAGTGGATTAGGAGAATAGAACGAAGAGCTCTCTCAAAATTAAGAAGCGCGGATTGTTTCCAAGATTTAACTCATTACTCTGTATAG